A single region of the Ochotona princeps isolate mOchPri1 chromosome 10, mOchPri1.hap1, whole genome shotgun sequence genome encodes:
- the RGS1 gene encoding regulator of G-protein signaling 1 has protein sequence MPGMFLSAHPKELKETGHSLLHDRTQKRRPKTFGMDMKAYLRSMIPPLESGIKSSKAKDILSADEVMQWSQSLERLLATQTGQDVFGNFLKSEFSEENIEFWLACEDYKKTESDHLHCKAEKIYKAFVHSDAAKQINIDFRTRESTAKRIKAPTLTCFDEAQKVIFTLMEKDSYPRFLKSDIYLNLLNDLQANSLK, from the exons ATGCCTGGAATGTTCTTGTCTGCTCAcccaaaagaattgaaagaaactGGTCACTCACTTCTACACGACAGAACACAGAAAAGGAGGCCCAAGACTTT tGGAATGGACATGAAAGCATACCTGAGATCTATGATCCCACCTCTGGAATCTGGAATAAAATCGTCCAAGGCCAAGGATAT ACTCTCTGCTGATGAAGTAATGCAATGGTCTCAATCTCTGGAAAGACTTCTTGCCACCCAAA CTGGTCAAGATGTTTTTGGAAATTTCCTAAAATCTGAGTTCAGTGAGGAAAACATTGAGTTTTGGCTGGCTTGCGAAGACTATAAAAAAACAGAATCTGATCATTTGCACTGCAAAGCAGAGAAAATCTATAAGGCCTTTGTGCATTCAGATGCTGCTAAGCAA ATCAATATTGACTTCCGCACTCGGGAATCTACAGCCAAGAGGATTAAAGCGCCAACTCTCACATGTTTTGATGAAGCCCAAAAAGTCATATTTACTCTCATGGAAAAGGACTCATACCCCAGGTTCCTGAAATCAGATATTTACTTAAATTTGCTCAATGACCTTCAAGCTAACAGCCTGAAGTGA